Proteins encoded by one window of Synechococcus sp. MVIR-18-1:
- a CDS encoding 2TM domain-containing protein, translating to MTIDEESRRHAISRLSRKRSYRHQVINYLWVNGLLIVVWAFSGFGFFWPIYPLIGWGGALLIQGWKITHPHRHSFSEEEIKREIEQS from the coding sequence ATGACAATCGACGAAGAATCTCGGCGTCATGCCATCAGCCGTCTTAGCCGCAAGAGGTCCTATCGCCATCAAGTGATCAATTACCTCTGGGTGAATGGTCTCTTAATTGTGGTGTGGGCTTTTTCTGGGTTTGGCTTTTTTTGGCCGATCTATCCACTTATCGGTTGGGGGGGCGCTCTTTTGATTCAAGGATGGAAAATCACCCATCCTCATCGACACTCCTTTAGTGAAGAGGAGATCAAGAGAGAGATCGAGCAGAGCTGA
- a CDS encoding metal ABC transporter substrate-binding protein, with protein sequence MPLIASLPFASVLLAAANTATPTVVAADGILCDLTRTLVGNQAKVICLIKPGTDPHSMALRPADRQNLAKAKIVLLNGYNLTPALNKIRIPGTVVKVGNIAVPNNPAKDPHIWHDPANVIAMANTVASRLKPLFDANGDAQIDQRRAKADRVLASLGVWIGQQVATVPEKQRVLVTGHRTYDFLAKRYGVRELPVLDDYTTGGTLRPSSLSAISKSIKASGSKAIFPESLPPSKTMRRISRSSGLPIAKQVPFGDGQAPGKSLVQTATSNVCIFVNAQGGKCDQKGASQLQQRWAAI encoded by the coding sequence GTGCCCCTGATCGCTTCTTTACCGTTTGCAAGTGTTTTGCTGGCGGCAGCTAATACGGCAACTCCCACCGTGGTGGCTGCCGACGGGATTCTTTGCGATCTCACGCGCACTTTGGTGGGAAATCAAGCAAAAGTGATCTGTTTGATCAAGCCGGGCACAGATCCGCACTCCATGGCATTGCGCCCAGCTGATCGCCAAAATCTTGCGAAAGCAAAAATTGTGCTCTTGAACGGGTACAACCTCACGCCGGCGTTAAACAAGATCAGAATTCCAGGCACCGTTGTAAAGGTTGGAAATATTGCTGTCCCCAACAACCCCGCAAAAGATCCCCACATCTGGCATGACCCAGCCAATGTGATTGCAATGGCCAACACCGTTGCATCGAGATTGAAACCCTTGTTTGATGCCAACGGTGATGCTCAAATTGACCAGCGCCGCGCGAAGGCTGATCGCGTTCTTGCTTCTCTTGGCGTTTGGATCGGTCAACAAGTTGCCACCGTTCCAGAAAAGCAGCGTGTGCTTGTGACCGGTCACCGCACTTACGATTTTTTGGCTAAGCGTTACGGCGTTCGTGAACTTCCCGTTCTGGATGATTACACCACGGGGGGAACATTGCGTCCTTCGAGCTTGTCTGCAATCAGCAAGTCGATCAAAGCTTCTGGAAGTAAGGCCATCTTTCCCGAGTCACTTCCTCCTTCTAAAACGATGCGACGGATTAGTCGGAGTAGCGGGCTTCCGATTGCCAAGCAAGTACCTTTTGGTGATGGGCAAGCACCAGGGAAGAGCTTGGTGCAAACGGCAACGAGCAATGTTTGCATTTTTGTAAATGCTCAAGGAGGCAAATGTGATCAGAAGGGAGCGTCTCAACTTCAGCAGCGTTGGGCTGCAATTTAA
- a CDS encoding metal ABC transporter permease — MDEIVFWLLPLLMALLVGILCPVMGTLLVTQRRVLQANLISHAVLPGLAVSVAFGFDPAVGGIISGILGSLLAERLQRSSKLNEEAVINTVLAGFLGLGVLLIPLLGLRLDLEALLFGDLLTVGWLDICRVLVACLAVALLLGTRYRQLVYLGVDPEGAAAAGLPVRGLRLAMSAVTAAVIVSAMAAVGVILVIGLLCAPVLPGLRRVKSLRAAMVQAAVVGLALSGGGFLLALPLNLPPGPLIGVACVVLLCPLARRST; from the coding sequence GTGGATGAGATCGTTTTTTGGTTGTTGCCTCTGTTGATGGCACTTTTGGTGGGGATTTTGTGTCCTGTCATGGGAACTCTGTTAGTGACCCAGCGCCGGGTGCTTCAGGCCAACCTCATTTCCCATGCCGTTCTTCCAGGACTGGCGGTATCCGTTGCGTTTGGTTTTGACCCAGCAGTGGGGGGCATCATCAGCGGCATTCTTGGTTCCCTGCTGGCGGAACGATTGCAGCGCAGCTCGAAGCTGAATGAGGAAGCTGTGATCAATACCGTGCTTGCCGGTTTTCTTGGGCTCGGCGTTTTGCTGATCCCTTTGCTGGGTTTGCGCCTGGATCTTGAGGCCTTGCTGTTTGGTGATTTGCTCACGGTGGGTTGGCTTGATATATGCCGGGTTTTGGTGGCGTGTCTTGCGGTGGCCTTGCTTCTTGGCACTCGCTATAGGCAGCTTGTCTATTTGGGTGTTGATCCAGAGGGTGCAGCGGCGGCGGGGCTGCCGGTGCGAGGTCTACGGCTTGCCATGTCTGCGGTTACTGCTGCGGTGATTGTCAGTGCAATGGCAGCAGTGGGAGTGATTCTGGTGATTGGCTTGCTATGCGCACCGGTTCTTCCAGGGCTACGCCGGGTAAAAAGTCTTCGTGCCGCAATGGTTCAGGCAGCTGTTGTGGGTTTGGCCCTGAGTGGCGGTGGCTTCCTTTTGGCCTTGCCTCTCAATCTCCCCCCAGGTCCTTTGATTGGTGTGGCTTGCGTTGTGTTGCTTTGCCCATTGGCAAGAAGAAGTACCTAG
- a CDS encoding metal ABC transporter ATP-binding protein, whose product MTFQFLEEPVLRARDVNVQYGDNVVLENVSLSLQSGTLTALVGANGAGKSTLLHVLKGQLRPTSGSVYCDGDPIETCRERVVLMPQRSRIDWSFPISVRDLVDLGAMNGQAFGCCDREAAMQRVGLADLGNRRLDALSGGQQQRALLARALVQPSRMLLLDEPCAAIDPPSRDQLLFLMRQLADAGHTLLVSSHDWGEALDSYDRVIVVDRRVLADGPPAEVRSSLKGLVNPGNHHCG is encoded by the coding sequence TTGACGTTTCAATTTTTGGAAGAGCCAGTTCTCAGAGCAAGGGATGTGAATGTTCAATATGGCGATAACGTTGTCTTGGAAAACGTCTCGCTGTCGCTGCAATCAGGGACATTGACAGCTCTAGTTGGTGCAAATGGAGCCGGTAAATCCACTCTGTTGCATGTGCTTAAGGGGCAATTACGTCCGACAAGTGGCTCGGTTTATTGCGATGGGGATCCGATCGAAACTTGCCGCGAACGGGTGGTGTTGATGCCTCAGCGCAGTCGGATTGATTGGTCGTTCCCAATCAGTGTTCGTGATCTCGTGGATCTTGGAGCCATGAACGGTCAAGCCTTTGGGTGCTGCGATCGGGAGGCTGCGATGCAACGGGTTGGGCTGGCAGACCTTGGAAACAGACGCCTTGATGCACTCTCAGGTGGGCAGCAGCAACGCGCTTTGCTGGCCCGCGCTTTGGTACAACCCTCTCGCATGCTTCTTCTCGATGAACCCTGTGCTGCGATTGATCCGCCCTCTCGTGATCAGTTGTTATTCCTGATGCGCCAATTGGCTGATGCTGGTCATACCTTGCTGGTGAGTAGTCATGACTGGGGTGAGGCGCTCGATTCCTATGACCGCGTGATCGTGGTTGATCGGCGTGTTCTTGCTGATGGCCCACCTGCGGAGGTGAGGAGCTCTCTTAAAGGTTTAGTCAATCCGGGGAATCATCACTGTGGATGA
- a CDS encoding TIGR03943 family protein has translation MPRLNRIRQARYVPPLVLLLWGWLLVWSSVSARLDLLLNAVFHPVVAIAGVVLMVLGAIQLRSAPRLKTPLTPLSWLVSVAVALLVLLFPPAPSFSDLAANRSETLPEAPRLSFFLPPEQRTLTEWVRLLRSQPDPNLHAGDPVRISGFVLQRPGMQPQLARLTVRCCLADATPAGLPIEWPANADPKPDEWLAIEGTMTTKTMDGLLINMVKPITIQSIPRPERPLEP, from the coding sequence ATGCCACGTCTGAACCGGATTCGACAAGCGCGATACGTCCCTCCCCTTGTTTTGCTGCTTTGGGGATGGTTGTTGGTTTGGAGCAGTGTGTCGGCTCGTTTGGATCTACTGCTGAATGCGGTTTTCCATCCGGTGGTTGCGATTGCAGGAGTTGTTCTGATGGTGCTCGGAGCCATACAGCTTCGCTCTGCTCCACGCTTGAAAACTCCTCTAACTCCTTTGAGTTGGTTGGTTTCGGTTGCGGTGGCCTTGTTGGTTTTGCTGTTTCCCCCCGCACCTTCTTTCAGTGATTTGGCTGCGAATCGCAGCGAAACCTTGCCTGAGGCGCCGCGATTGAGTTTTTTCCTTCCGCCGGAACAACGCACGTTGACGGAATGGGTTCGGCTGCTGCGCAGTCAGCCCGATCCCAATTTGCATGCGGGTGATCCTGTGAGAATTAGTGGTTTTGTGCTTCAACGCCCTGGGATGCAGCCCCAGCTCGCCCGTCTCACGGTTCGGTGCTGTCTGGCTGATGCCACCCCTGCTGGCCTCCCCATTGAATGGCCTGCAAACGCGGATCCGAAGCCGGATGAATGGCTGGCTATCGAGGGAACGATGACAACAAAGACCATGGATGGACTGCTTATCAACATGGTGAAGCCCATCACAATTCAATCCATCCCTAGGCCTGAACGGCCTTTGGAACCATGA
- a CDS encoding permease yields MTRFATGWAIFQGLLIEALPFLLLGVSIAGLARWLVPQSTWIKRLPRHPLLAPVVGALLGFALPACECGNVPVARRLLASGAPLGTGFGFLFAAPVLNPIVLASTWAAFPDQTWLLWGRPIGAFLIAIALSALLGLLPESRLLASALLEERRLSQPLSRVGLLERGSGLVGVSFNASERRFEEVPLRPAELLQHSTREFLSLLTLLVFGCALAAAVQTWLPRSWLLALGSGPTVSVLALMLLALVVSVCSSVDAFLALGFAAQVTPGALLAFLLLGPVVDLKLAGLFTVLLSTRAIAITAVAASLLVLLIGQWVNLVLL; encoded by the coding sequence ATGACACGCTTCGCTACAGGCTGGGCCATCTTTCAAGGCCTCTTAATCGAAGCGCTTCCTTTTTTGCTTTTGGGCGTTTCGATTGCTGGCCTGGCGAGATGGCTTGTCCCCCAGTCCACTTGGATTAAGCGCCTGCCTCGCCATCCACTCTTGGCGCCAGTGGTTGGAGCCTTGCTTGGTTTCGCTTTGCCGGCTTGTGAATGTGGGAACGTTCCTGTCGCGAGACGTTTGCTTGCAAGCGGAGCGCCGTTGGGGACTGGTTTTGGTTTTTTGTTCGCAGCGCCGGTTCTCAATCCGATTGTGTTGGCGAGCACTTGGGCTGCCTTCCCTGATCAGACCTGGTTGCTTTGGGGGCGACCAATCGGTGCTTTTCTGATTGCGATCGCGCTCAGCGCTCTGCTGGGGCTGCTGCCTGAGTCGAGGTTGTTGGCGTCTGCCTTGCTCGAGGAAAGAAGACTGAGTCAACCCCTTTCTCGGGTGGGACTGCTTGAACGTGGCAGTGGACTGGTTGGTGTGAGCTTCAATGCTTCTGAACGTCGGTTCGAGGAGGTGCCGCTTCGGCCTGCGGAGCTGCTCCAACACAGCACGCGTGAATTCTTGAGCCTGCTCACCCTGCTCGTGTTTGGCTGTGCCCTTGCCGCTGCGGTGCAAACCTGGTTGCCGCGCAGTTGGCTGCTGGCTTTGGGCTCAGGCCCCACCGTTTCGGTGCTAGCTCTGATGCTCTTGGCACTCGTGGTTTCGGTTTGTTCCAGCGTTGATGCATTTCTTGCGCTTGGCTTTGCCGCCCAGGTCACGCCTGGTGCCTTGTTGGCCTTTCTGCTGCTTGGTCCAGTGGTGGATCTCAAGCTTGCTGGCTTGTTCACTGTGCTTCTTTCAACGCGAGCCATTGCCATCACCGCAGTTGCAGCATCGTTGCTCGTTCTCTTGATCGGGCAATGGGTCAATCTTGTGCTGCTGTAA
- a CDS encoding c-type cytochrome, whose amino-acid sequence MRFLLSAVFALVLVLSMPMRAMASDTVRGGQIFNTNCAACHAGGGNIVKSERTLRQADLEAFLPNYLTGHETGIVAQVTYGRNAMPAFLDVLSENEIADVAAYVEDQASHGWS is encoded by the coding sequence ATGCGTTTTTTGCTATCCGCTGTTTTTGCTTTGGTGCTGGTCTTGAGCATGCCCATGCGTGCGATGGCCTCTGACACCGTTAGGGGCGGTCAGATTTTTAATACCAATTGCGCCGCATGCCATGCCGGCGGTGGAAACATTGTGAAGAGTGAGCGCACGTTGCGGCAGGCCGACCTTGAGGCGTTCCTTCCTAACTACTTGACTGGTCATGAGACCGGAATCGTGGCTCAGGTCACCTATGGGCGTAACGCGATGCCTGCATTCCTGGATGTGCTTAGTGAGAATGAAATTGCTGATGTTGCTGCCTACGTTGAAGATCAAGCCAGCCATGGCTGGAGTTAA
- a CDS encoding HupE/UreJ family protein, protein MFKRSTRALFGLGVVAVTGLLLTFAGPAVAHHPFAMAEGGDMNALQGLISGIGHPLLGPDHLLFLLAIGLIGLRRPVAWVLPLLAFALGGAVLTQIFPLPSSLAPAAEVLVSLTLAVEGLIALNIIPAGILLPVIGLHGYLLGGAIVGAESTPLFTYFLGLLIAQGALLLAVSLASKRLLDALGAEGKRVAAGIWIGIGGAFAWAALVA, encoded by the coding sequence ATGTTCAAAAGAAGCACCAGAGCCCTTTTCGGTCTCGGAGTTGTTGCTGTAACCGGATTGTTACTCACGTTTGCAGGGCCCGCTGTTGCCCACCATCCCTTTGCGATGGCTGAAGGGGGTGACATGAATGCGCTTCAAGGATTGATCAGTGGGATTGGCCACCCCCTGCTCGGACCTGACCATCTCCTCTTTCTTCTGGCGATTGGATTGATCGGACTTAGGCGCCCAGTGGCTTGGGTTCTTCCCCTTTTGGCTTTCGCCCTTGGAGGGGCGGTATTAACGCAAATCTTTCCTCTGCCCTCCAGTCTTGCGCCTGCTGCTGAGGTGCTTGTTTCACTGACTTTGGCGGTTGAGGGTTTGATCGCTCTCAACATCATTCCTGCAGGAATCTTGCTGCCGGTTATTGGATTGCACGGATATCTGCTCGGTGGCGCGATCGTTGGAGCTGAATCCACGCCTCTATTCACTTACTTCTTGGGTCTTTTGATTGCCCAAGGTGCCTTACTTCTTGCTGTCAGCCTTGCCTCGAAGCGATTGCTGGATGCTCTTGGAGCTGAGGGCAAGCGTGTGGCAGCAGGGATTTGGATTGGTATCGGTGGAGCATTCGCCTGGGCTGCCCTGGTGGCTTGA
- a CDS encoding DUF3721 domain-containing protein yields the protein MRLSPSAGLLLGLLALTTPAIAHHEIGSDHSDTLLSMEMEPSASKAGTEPIKAMYDTKAEAEEAAALFNCKGAHQMGAKWMPCNAHNHGSSAGH from the coding sequence ATGCGTCTCTCTCCCTCCGCTGGACTGCTTTTGGGCTTGCTGGCTTTGACGACTCCAGCAATCGCTCATCACGAGATAGGTTCTGACCACAGCGACACGTTGCTGTCGATGGAGATGGAGCCTTCCGCATCAAAAGCTGGAACGGAGCCCATCAAAGCGATGTATGACACCAAGGCAGAAGCCGAGGAGGCCGCAGCTTTGTTCAACTGCAAGGGGGCCCACCAGATGGGGGCGAAATGGATGCCTTGCAACGCTCATAACCATGGCTCAAGTGCAGGGCACTGA
- a CDS encoding metal ABC transporter permease — MVRALLISATVGGVCGLLSCYMTLKGWALMGDAVSHSVLPGVILAYAIGLPFSVGAFVFGVGSVATIGFVKQKSRIKEDTVIGLVFTGFFALGLVLVSKTRSNIDLTHILFGNVLGISIADIQQTVLISVLVTAVLLLFRRDLLLFCFDPTHARSIGINTGVLHYLLLSVLSLAAVAGLQTVGIILVVAMLVTPGATAYLLTDRFDRMSWLAIGSSILSSLLGVYTSYWTDSSTAGCIVLVQTGLFVIAFLFAPKHGILRHRFASSLPISTLPNR, encoded by the coding sequence ATGGTGCGGGCACTGCTAATCAGCGCCACCGTTGGTGGCGTCTGCGGTCTCCTCTCTTGCTACATGACCCTCAAGGGATGGGCGCTGATGGGTGATGCGGTATCTCATTCTGTGTTGCCAGGAGTCATCCTTGCCTATGCCATTGGGTTGCCTTTTTCAGTTGGGGCCTTTGTGTTTGGTGTGGGATCAGTCGCCACGATTGGTTTTGTGAAGCAGAAATCCCGAATCAAAGAAGATACGGTGATTGGCCTTGTGTTTACGGGTTTCTTCGCTCTAGGACTGGTGTTGGTTTCGAAGACGCGTAGCAATATTGATCTCACCCATATTCTTTTTGGCAATGTACTTGGGATCTCTATTGCTGATATTCAACAAACGGTTCTGATATCAGTTCTGGTCACGGCTGTTCTTTTGTTGTTTCGTCGTGATCTGTTGTTGTTTTGTTTTGACCCCACGCATGCACGCTCGATTGGAATCAACACGGGTGTTCTCCACTACCTCCTTCTCTCCGTACTTTCTCTTGCTGCGGTTGCTGGATTGCAAACGGTAGGCATCATTTTGGTGGTGGCCATGCTGGTCACGCCTGGGGCTACCGCTTACCTATTAACCGATCGCTTTGATCGAATGAGTTGGTTGGCGATTGGCAGCAGCATTCTTTCCAGCCTTCTTGGGGTGTATACAAGTTATTGGACTGATAGTTCAACAGCTGGTTGCATCGTTCTTGTCCAGACAGGTTTGTTTGTGATTGCTTTCCTCTTTGCTCCTAAGCACGGGATCTTGCGCCATCGATTCGCATCGTCGCTGCCCATTTCAACCTTGCCCAATCGGTGA
- a CDS encoding metal ABC transporter ATP-binding protein, translating into MRIEADQICVDYNGTVALYDASLHLPSGCICGLVGMNGSGKSTLFKALTGFIRPSRGHIRINGRSVARAQRDQAVAYVPQSEGIDCDFPVSVWDVVMMGRYGAMNVLRIPRQSDRVAVRDALERVELLDLRDRPIAALSGGQRKRTFLARAIAQRASVLLLDEPFNGVDVRTEKLMAELFFQLRTEGRTILISTHDLSHVRDFCDLTVLINKTVLAYGETSEVFTPENLSLAFGGLPPDLLTGNSSSEDA; encoded by the coding sequence ATGCGGATCGAGGCCGATCAGATCTGTGTTGACTACAACGGCACAGTTGCCCTCTACGACGCTTCTCTTCATCTTCCTTCGGGGTGCATCTGTGGATTGGTAGGGATGAATGGGTCCGGTAAGTCGACCCTTTTCAAGGCTCTGACTGGTTTCATTCGCCCTTCGCGTGGACACATCAGAATTAACGGTCGCAGCGTTGCCCGGGCTCAGCGCGATCAAGCCGTTGCCTATGTGCCTCAGAGTGAAGGGATCGATTGCGATTTCCCCGTCTCTGTTTGGGATGTGGTGATGATGGGCCGCTATGGAGCCATGAATGTGCTCCGGATTCCACGGCAGTCAGACAGGGTTGCGGTTCGGGATGCTCTTGAGCGCGTTGAGCTTCTTGATCTCAGGGATCGTCCGATCGCTGCTCTCTCTGGAGGTCAACGCAAACGGACATTTTTGGCAAGAGCTATTGCACAGCGCGCATCGGTTTTGTTGTTGGACGAACCCTTCAATGGTGTGGATGTTCGTACGGAAAAGTTGATGGCAGAACTGTTTTTTCAGTTGCGTACGGAAGGACGCACCATTTTGATTTCAACGCATGATCTCAGTCATGTCAGAGACTTCTGCGATCTCACGGTTCTGATCAATAAAACGGTTTTGGCTTACGGTGAAACATCGGAGGTGTTCACTCCGGAAAATCTTTCTTTGGCCTTTGGGGGCCTCCCTCCGGACTTATTAACCGGAAATAGTTCCTCGGAGGACGCTTGA
- a CDS encoding metal ABC transporter substrate-binding protein, with amino-acid sequence MAVACSSQGTLSNKSGNSADNRPVVLTTFTILADMARQVAGDRLQVRSITKPGAEIHGYEPSPRDLEQASGADLIVENGLGLELWARRFVQSAGDVPTVTLTEGMQPLLIEGDAYAGKPNPHAWMSPLRAQGYVDRLVDAFSQLDPEGAQLYRNNGDSYKLQLENLDAELRNLLAVIPQQQRVLVSCEGAFSYLAQDYGFDEAYLWPVNAESQITPRRMARLIERVKKDQVPAVFCETTVSDKAQREVARASGARFGGSFYVDSLSKRNGPAPTLLDLQRHNVKLIRQGLAASAETSL; translated from the coding sequence ATGGCTGTTGCCTGCTCAAGTCAGGGTACGTTGTCTAATAAATCAGGAAATAGTGCTGATAATCGTCCAGTTGTTCTGACAACATTCACGATCCTCGCTGATATGGCACGTCAGGTGGCTGGTGATCGTTTGCAAGTTAGATCGATTACCAAGCCGGGTGCAGAAATTCATGGATATGAGCCTTCACCGCGGGATTTAGAGCAAGCCTCAGGTGCAGACTTAATTGTTGAAAATGGGTTGGGTTTGGAGCTATGGGCTCGCCGCTTTGTTCAATCCGCTGGTGATGTGCCCACTGTCACTCTCACCGAGGGAATGCAGCCATTGCTCATTGAGGGTGATGCCTATGCCGGTAAGCCCAATCCCCATGCCTGGATGTCACCCCTGAGAGCTCAGGGATATGTGGATCGACTTGTGGATGCGTTTTCTCAACTCGATCCAGAGGGAGCCCAGTTGTATCGCAACAATGGTGATAGCTACAAGCTCCAGTTGGAAAACCTGGATGCTGAATTACGTAACCTCCTCGCTGTCATTCCCCAGCAGCAGCGCGTTCTCGTGAGCTGTGAAGGGGCCTTTTCTTATTTAGCTCAAGACTATGGATTTGATGAGGCCTATTTGTGGCCGGTTAATGCTGAGAGCCAGATCACTCCAAGACGTATGGCTCGATTAATCGAGCGTGTGAAGAAAGATCAGGTCCCCGCGGTGTTTTGTGAAACAACAGTGAGTGATAAAGCTCAACGGGAGGTGGCTCGTGCCTCGGGAGCTCGTTTCGGTGGCAGCTTCTATGTGGACTCTTTATCAAAACGCAACGGTCCTGCACCAACTCTGCTCGACCTTCAACGCCACAATGTGAAACTTATTAGGCAGGGGTTGGCTGCATCCGCCGAAACGTCCTTATGA
- a CDS encoding DUF2256 domain-containing protein, whose amino-acid sequence MPDQLFPGMFCLMAPSLDRPTKICAVCGRPFQWRRKWKDVWDEVRYCSERCRRRRGATAAKPSS is encoded by the coding sequence ATGCCTGATCAGCTGTTCCCTGGGATGTTTTGTCTGATGGCGCCATCACTGGATCGCCCAACAAAAATCTGTGCCGTCTGTGGGCGCCCATTCCAATGGCGTCGTAAATGGAAAGATGTTTGGGATGAAGTGCGTTACTGCTCTGAGCGCTGCAGGCGCCGGCGCGGAGCCACTGCAGCAAAACCATCCTCGTGA
- a CDS encoding DUF924 family protein — translation METRPNAVLRFWFQDCRPHQWFRRNADFDTVVLDRFGKLTCSALNGELSHWEKHPTSALALVLMMDQFTRQIWRHEPKAFAGDPYALRLTRQAIAEGWLDEEPERVRRQFWLMPMLHSEELGVILDAISFMERWSDPATVAVADRNKTLIQRYGRYPQRNAALGRDSTKEELKFLKDWHSRGKHKRSQSHACDQCSSHGPIHYRIKITGQPNWQFACPSCWNKLQHQPGYQYGGTRKENRRERKRR, via the coding sequence ATGGAGACCAGGCCGAATGCGGTTCTCCGCTTCTGGTTTCAAGATTGTCGCCCGCACCAATGGTTTCGCAGAAATGCGGACTTTGACACCGTGGTGTTGGACCGCTTCGGCAAGCTCACATGTTCAGCATTGAACGGTGAACTGAGTCACTGGGAGAAGCACCCAACCAGCGCATTAGCGCTGGTTTTGATGATGGATCAATTCACCCGGCAGATCTGGAGACATGAACCCAAAGCGTTTGCAGGCGATCCTTACGCCCTGAGACTGACCCGCCAAGCGATTGCAGAGGGATGGCTCGATGAAGAACCAGAACGGGTGCGTCGGCAGTTCTGGTTGATGCCAATGCTTCACAGCGAGGAGCTGGGGGTGATCCTGGATGCGATCTCGTTCATGGAGCGCTGGAGCGACCCCGCCACGGTTGCAGTCGCTGATCGCAACAAGACCTTGATCCAGCGATATGGACGTTATCCCCAACGCAATGCCGCACTGGGGAGAGACTCCACAAAGGAAGAGTTGAAGTTTTTAAAGGATTGGCACTCCCGTGGCAAACACAAACGATCCCAATCTCATGCTTGTGATCAATGCTCCAGTCACGGGCCCATTCACTACAGAATAAAAATTACAGGCCAACCCAACTGGCAATTTGCATGCCCCAGCTGCTGGAACAAGCTGCAACACCAGCCTGGTTATCAATACGGGGGAACGAGAAAAGAAAATCGTCGTGAACGAAAACGTCGATAA
- a CDS encoding glycosyltransferase family 2 protein produces MVALVAGVTALAAAIGLSILLLGLQRVFASAPTLWDSNDRDITDTSLSVVIPAFDEEQNIEGCLTHVLMSERPCSRWEVIVVDDQSSDNTVKIAEQAIVTVAGADQPGATVLQAGHRPKGERWVGKNWGCCQAMEQVNSEWVLFIDADVTLAPDAIRRALHQSINENADLFSLAPRLTCGCLAEWMVQPIMASLLGLGFPILEANDPASTVAFAAGPFMLFRRDSYNAIGGHRALAGEVVEDLALARRIKEGGFRLRYVLGIDAVDLQMYANLQALWEGWSKNWYLGLDRSISKSLGAGGVVLLMFTLPWLLLPASLTMACLSSQDQILWLSDAGLGLIAILMQLSVRLWTRARFSVPLRHWWLMGLGGMIIGLIAPTSVWKSLTGRGWTWKGRSLADAQAR; encoded by the coding sequence ATTGTGGCTTTGGTTGCAGGAGTCACAGCTCTAGCGGCCGCGATTGGATTGAGCATCCTTCTTTTAGGCCTACAACGCGTGTTTGCCTCTGCTCCAACGCTCTGGGACAGCAACGATCGGGACATCACGGACACCAGTCTCAGCGTTGTAATCCCAGCCTTCGATGAAGAACAAAACATTGAGGGTTGCCTGACTCACGTCCTGATGTCTGAACGGCCTTGCTCTCGATGGGAGGTCATCGTTGTCGATGATCAGTCCAGCGACAACACCGTCAAGATTGCAGAACAGGCGATTGTTACCGTCGCTGGAGCTGACCAACCTGGTGCAACGGTTCTCCAAGCTGGCCATCGACCAAAAGGAGAGCGCTGGGTTGGAAAAAACTGGGGTTGCTGTCAAGCGATGGAGCAGGTCAACAGCGAGTGGGTGCTGTTCATCGACGCAGATGTGACCCTGGCACCCGATGCCATCCGTCGCGCACTCCATCAGAGCATCAATGAGAACGCCGATTTATTCAGCCTGGCTCCACGCCTGACCTGTGGCTGTCTCGCCGAATGGATGGTCCAACCGATCATGGCGAGCTTGTTAGGGCTTGGGTTTCCGATTCTTGAAGCCAACGACCCTGCCTCAACGGTGGCCTTTGCCGCAGGACCCTTCATGTTGTTCCGCAGGGACAGCTACAACGCGATTGGCGGCCACAGGGCCCTTGCCGGAGAGGTTGTAGAAGATCTCGCGTTAGCGCGTCGGATTAAAGAGGGGGGATTTCGCTTGCGATACGTGCTTGGAATCGATGCAGTCGACCTGCAGATGTACGCCAATCTCCAGGCTCTTTGGGAAGGCTGGAGCAAAAACTGGTATCTCGGTCTTGATCGCAGCATCAGCAAATCCCTTGGAGCTGGCGGAGTGGTGCTGTTGATGTTCACGCTGCCATGGCTGCTTTTGCCAGCCAGCCTGACGATGGCATGTCTGAGCAGCCAGGATCAGATCCTTTGGCTTAGTGATGCTGGTCTCGGATTGATCGCAATCCTGATGCAGCTGAGCGTTCGCCTCTGGACCCGTGCTCGTTTTTCGGTGCCTTTACGCCATTGGTGGCTCATGGGGTTAGGCGGCATGATCATCGGTCTGATCGCACCCACATCCGTTTGGAAGAGCCTTACGGGAAGGGGCTGGACCTGGAAAGGCCGCTCCCTTGCTGATGCACAAGCGCGCTAG